The sequence acgtccttcaacatgttatcatcacttaataaaaataattcatatacatatcatttttatttttgaaaccaagcatgcaacatgtcttttaaatgtccaatttaaaacttaataattcatgaacatttaaaaatcataacttaacatattaaaaatcataaacatccatgaaaattttaaaataaacattttaacatcaagatatttaaaaataacattttgacatattaaatcataaatatttaaaataaacattttgatataaaaatttataattatataaaattccataaacatttaaaataatcattttaacatgtaaaattccataaacaccCATAactattgaaaataatcatattagcacacaaacagcattcagggcactgccatgacgtttactaatttctaggtgtgaaaagaccgttttacccctggacgtaaattctctcgtttttgacattttcttaactccgttgactctaacatgtcccaaataattatttaagcctacattaattttcttatatttttatttagcttaaatcgaggacttttaaataaatctttaaatgtgacgtattaatgcattttaatctcgaattaaaccaaaccttaatataaaattcccaaattaaaaacttagacttatagtaattatttaagcttaaccctaatttttcataattttataaggccTAGAACTAGACTTTtcgattaactcgttaattagtgtttcgtgcggcgactaaatcccgattaaatccaaaactcgttattttgatcccaaatttttaacataacctttttatgatttattctacccttccaagtcatgagccacacccgtggacccttggattcaattttagttctttaatttttgtccgagccaccttgagccaaaacctaaccaactcacctagggaccctactgaccaagcccagcccgaaataccggccctggcccgctcaaaatCCTCCTGGAACTTAGACCCAATTGCATGTGGGTGTGTGTGTGAGTCTCCTTGTGTGTCTTGGACTCCTAACTCAACGaggacacttccagcccctaaccacttgacccctcatgaccctaaccttccatAGACCACGTCCAGACAAAGCCTAGACCGACCCAACCCCTGGACCCAGCAGCGAAGCTCTTGAAGCTAAGAACAACACTCATGTGCGCTACTGCCTCTCACGCTCCCTTGAACCAGCAGCCAgcccagccactccagcccctggcccaGCCCTTGCCCATCGtccttagaccctataggacctTCCTAGCTCGCCCAAGCCCCAGCAGCACGCCCTCTTTGGTTGCTCTCCCTCCCACACACTCGCGCGATCAGCAcatgggggagagtcccacttcacgtggactcttccccagcctcaAGCCCATAacctagccaccctaggacaCAACCCAGACTTCGAACCTGACCCTGGACAAGCCCCCAACCAGCCCTGGCTAGCCCCATGACCCCATGCAAAACCAACAAACCCCTAGAACCATAGCCTGCACACAAGGCCCTCCCCAAACTCACGGTTGTTCTTTTATTCTTTGCCTACGGTTTCCAGTGTATTGCCCTTCAAGAATTATCATGATTTGGCTATAAACCAATCCATATTATTACCCtatccatggcagccccttaacatcataatattcatgattttggatcaaataCACATGCCttaaaaattcacatattatgCAAAAAGAAATTGTTTCAtgatgcacttgtttttcatgcaaaacaattttaaatacttactatggtgtgatagatgagaaaagaaagaaatatggcgtgcctttgcgttttaaacgcacgataaaaacgttgacgattgaagaaagACGACGAGGGACGACGCTTGAAAACTCTAGCAACTTTgatgctttcttcttcaaacttgtgtgtgccgtgagtggGGTGGGAGAAAAGAGTTTTGGAGAGAATTTGTATTTGTAGGGGAAAGTGAGGCGTGTGTTTTAGGGATTATGGGGTGGGTTATGGGGTTTAattgtatattatatagtttaatTAAAACTAATCAAGTATTGGGCCTATAAAGGATTTAATTAGGTCTAATAGTCTTGaattaaatactaaaaattattttgtttaaataagtttgtgaatttaatagccgggttgccaagacttttgcatttttgttaaaaatctaacaccgataaaatttacgtcccgacgtataaaatcacctcaaaaccccatattttcaaaaataataaaaagcatcacccatattttaattaattaaaaacaattatttaataaaaatattttctatttttcagccatcggtctccgttcctcgatcgcaactcgaataacctttaaaattacattttaatgcagccatgtagaaaatataatttaaatatgccaatatgcacaacataattaattaatgcaattaaaacatttaattaaaatacaaaggaatttaataattgcatgcatgtggtttacgtggaccttaaaattttcggggcgttacagctCGTAACAGAGCACTTTTTGACGGAGAGAGGCCGGATGTGGAAGCTATCTTTCGGAAGATTTTGATTCATGTTCATCGAACGCTGGTTGATGGATGATGTTCATTTTTTGTCTCCCAGTACTTGGATTTCATTATTGGGATGTATCTATTTTCTGATATAACCATTTTCTTCGATTATGATTTTTGAACACTGATTATGTGATCTCTGGGTATGCCCAgtgtattttgtattttttttatttaccatCTATGATATGTGTTcatatcaaaaaaaataattttataaatacattaaaattaaaagacttaaattttaaaaaaaaaatatcccaTGCCTATAAATAACATGCACCAACTCATTCTCTTTTCATTGGCATCCTTCTCCACTTCCAACTTAGGGTTTTCATGCAACCCCAAGAAAGATGATTTTGTGTAGGAAGACCAAATCTTCATCGTTCGTTTTTTATCTTTGTTTCTTTATGATGATCATTACTTTGCACCAAGCAAATGGTATGAAGCCTTTGGGGGGCATGCATCAATGGCTACCAGTTTCGATACGAGGCTCTCTTCCGCGAGGTCCCGTGCCACTATCCGGAGCTTCTCCATGCACATATATTGGCGGGAGTGGCTCCGGTAAGTGCACGTAGAAACACTTTTCCGGTGGGGGTGGTGTTGCCCGTGTGCAGTCGTCGTATCCTACACGTATCATGGAGTTTGTGGTGGCTTCTTCATCGCCCTCTTGActttatataaaaatcatattaattgtTATCGTAGGTAAAAGAATTTATTGGGCAATATTTATGAAAAGCACTTTGAGTTGGTGTTTATATAgttgtttattttgtatttcaaattattgaacTCAAATCATGCTTATATTTACCGGATTTGGCGAAATTcaatgtatatattattattatataaaaaatctgTCACCTAGAGGACATCATCTTTTGTTTCCCAAATTACTCTTACATCAatattttatctcaaaattttcacaatttattttcaatattgcCCATCTCAAATTGCACTATGACCCCTCACTGATTTCTATaacttattattaaattaaacataaaattaagcatttaataatataaggacaaaaacttatataaattattattataatttttacacACACATCGTGGGCATAATTCACtagtatttattaatattttctgaATAGTTTTAAAACTAGAAGAGCTCACGAGGTTGATCCTTGGTTCCGGCATTGATTTAATAGAAttcaatcataaaattcataCCAAAAGAATTGAATTGTGATTCGAGTTGAATTCGAGTCTaaaataattagttttttttttcaaaactcgagtttgaatatttaaatatgaaataaaattatcttttaacttgaaacaataaaattttgaaataaagacTAAATTAGGAGTGGAAAAAAATgccgaattttcgatataccgaaattaccgtaccgaaaaaataccgaattttcaatataccgaagatttcggtacggtacgataacaataccgaatttttcggtacggtaacggtatgcaatttgaaaatttcggtatataccgaaatatcgaaataccgaaaaaatatacaaaaatcttaaaatatataatcttttaaaacaataaatttataaaaattttaaaatgtaaggtctttttcggtataaaacggtatataccaATACCCTATTGAAATCTCGGTATATCGtaaaatttcggtataatcgaTATGCTAATTATATGTACCAAAATTTTCGGTACGCTATCagtatgaattttcttataccaTAATTTTCGGtacaatatataatatatgattttcgaTACGATACAGTATACAACTCTTAGACTAAATACTTTTGacagaaaattgaaaaattatatgctaCACCTGAAATCTTTCACCAGTCACCTCTAGCCATTGGACAAGTCTCAAAGATCTAACGGCTTCCGCGATATGTATGACATTCGCCCCATGTAGCATCAAAAAAGTCGATGGAGTCGGACTCTACTTGAGCACGTACATATGATTTATTACGTACAAGGATTCGAAGAAGCAAACTGTGCATGCGAGGAACGTGCAGTTTACTCCATTTTGTATTGCTTTCTGCATGTACTATCAGTTGGAAGTAACACAAATATGATAAAAGAAGCTCAAATATTCCGATATAGCTAAAATTGGAAGTTAATATGTCAATATCGAAGGCCACTAAGCCCAACATTTtagaaaactaaaaaaaatggaACAAAGAAAGCAGAATCATTCTTTACAAAGTGTTTTATCTCTCACCAAAAGTAAGTAGCAACCCTCGACCCAAATCTAAGACCGTTGTTTTCCTTCAGATAAACTTGTTTCATCGATCGGAGACTCGCTTTGTAAATAACTTCAAAGTCCATTTGATGGCCGGAATACTGTGTACCCGTTGACACCAACATTGTGGTTAGGATAATCGAGTATATGATAAGGATAGCTACTGTTATCTGCACTCCTGATGCTCGAATAGGGGGAATCAGAACCAGCCATCGGCCACTGGTTAGGTATCAAACCATCAATCTGACCGTTTATGTATGGCTGTTGACCTGCCTGGGGAGTCATATCCCTAACTGAATCATAATGGTTTCCAGAAAATGAACAGTATCCCCGTTGAAATCCAGTGTCAATATAATTATGGGTTCTTTCAGACTGACTCGAGCCGGATGTTTGGCTCAGGCCACCGGACATGCTGGGGTAACCCGGGAAGCTGAATTGTCTGTTTAGATTGTGGGGCCCGTTGTTGAAAGCTGAATGGCCAGAGTTCGATTGGGTTGCCATCCCGATTACCTGTTCATCTTCAAGCAAGTCATTGATAATGTCTATGTGCGGAAATTCATCCACCAATCCACGGCTTTGACGGCCAGATGTGCTGGCTGGAAGTTCGGATGAGGGATGATCTTGAGATCTGCTGAGCATCGGGTTGTACAAATCATACCTTTGCATGTCATTAAGTAGCAAGGGACGATCAGTACTTAGGTTCCTGTTATCCCTTTGAGAAGTTTCCATCCACACGGGTCTATTTGACAGCATATCAAGATGATTCGGTATTCCATATGGAAAGCTTGGTCTGATTGAATTTGAATCGATCCTCTCAGAGTTGTGTGGTAAAAAGAATGGTGCTGACACCAGGGCCGGTGCCTGTGAGTATGAATGTGATGCATTTACCAGTGAACTTGCTGAATGACTTTGACTATAAGCAGTTGAATTTGCAGGAACATGGCTCCCCATAATTGCATTTCGATAGGATTGAGGAACATAACTCTGGCTTGAAGATGCAGTAGCTTCGGGACCAAGCCGACCAGTTGCACTAACTGAACGTGCCAATACAGGAGCCGTCTGGACGACAGAAACCTTGGAAACGGCAGACCTAGGGGCAGGAAATATGGGAGTGCTCAAAGGCCTTGATACGACAGGCATTTGAGGTATAGAGGGCCTTTCAGCTGTGACTCGTATGGGTTGTTGTGTAGGAGGTTTTTCACTCAAAACGGGTACTTGATGTGCAGATGGATTTTCTACAGGCTTTGAAGTTACAACTTTCTGAGATTCACGTTTTGAAGTGGCAGCAATTTCAGCGGAATTTGCCATGCCAGTTGATCTGTCAGATTGTTTACGACTGTCCAAAGACAGTTTCTTGACAACAATTGGATCACTCACGGCTTTAATCTTAGACTCCAACTTCAAAGGAGCAATAGATCGAGTGCTTCTGGACGGGCTCCGGGGTGGTGACATCACAGAAGCTGTCTGATCCCCAGACACTTCCATATCAACCACGTTTTTGACTCTGAGGTTTCCATGCACTTCCTCCTATAATAAACACCAAGATAAAAAAAAGTCCGTGAGGACGGAAGAGTCGAAAATGGAAGAGTCGAAAATAGAGAAGCCATAGAAAAACTTTAGGTTGGGTGCTCATAAACCAGTTAAAATCTGGAAAAaagactttttttttctttttctgaaataaaataacatgGATGAAGCAATGAAGAAAAACCTTCCCAGTATGTCGCTCAGTCAAGCTAGCACTGTCCTGCAAAGCATTTACAGCAGCTCTAGGAGTAGATTCAATGGTCTTGGAATTTCGTGAAGCACTGTTCACATCTCGTACTGTTTCAGTTAGTTTTCCTAGTTCTACATTAACACAGATACTTGACTCAGAAGTCGCTTTGCGTTGTTGGTTCCTGCCACTGCAAAGTTGAAGCAATAAACCATGATATTAACCATAATACCAGGTGAAAAATCCTGTCAATAGTAACATAGAAATGCTTACCTGCTTGaatattttttggttttgtGGTTGCTAGAATTGCCATTGCGAGGAAAACTTGTCATAACAGAAGGAACCGAGTCAGTGGAGCACGTTGATGAGCTATCATCCACCATAGATAGACTTGTCGCTTCAGTTCCATTCTGTCCACTTGAAAGCCCGGAAATGCTAATACTTGTTACTGTGGGAGGATGCACTTCAGAAATGTCAGCACCGCAATTAACAGGACTCGAATCTCGGTCTTCTGAATATGGTGGAAGTAATTCAGGAACACAATCGGCAGAGTCAGACACGTCAGACACATCTTCCACAGCATCAACTTTTTCAAGTGCCGCTTCTGATTCAATATTTAATAATCCTTTTCTTGAAATGTTAGTAATATCTTGCTCAGTCTTGTCTAGCACGTTCACATCAGGCTTTTCATCCTTTCCCTTGTCTTTTACTCTGCGATTATTCCTTTTCTGCTTGGCCTGAATATAAAATTTCTCAAGATTTCATTCTGTTTCACCAAAAACTTAATAACACTTTTCCCCTTTCTCAAGGTAATCAAGACACAAAACAAAACGGGAGGACCTTTACTTTTCTTCCCCAATTCACCAAAAGTAACAAAATTGTAAGATGTGGGGGTATTATGACAAAATTTCAATCTAAAATTCTGCACAAGGGGCACAACATCTTGGCAGTGAAAAAAGAATATTCAATCTCATTTAAGTATCATAAACTTGACTTTCAAAAAAAGAATTGGTTGTGGTTAATGCCGCTGGGTGTGAAGCACTTTCAACAAACCTGCTTTTTTTTAGACTTCTTCTCCTTATCCCCTGTTCTGCGTTTCATTTTCTGCTTGACATCAGCAAGCCAAGCTGCCTCCTCTTCACGAATGAGTTCCTCTTGCCTCTTTAAAGAAACAGCCTCCTGATACGCAACTTCAATTTTACTGCAGCAACAACAAAAATAGTTAGAAAACTGGCTGAGCCTACCATTACTGATTCAAAAAAACTATTGCAGTGACGATCAGAGCTTGGGTTAACCTACTCCATCAGGTCACTCTAACAAGCATAAGTAAAGATGAATGCTAATTCAGCTCCTCAATTGCTTCTTCTTGATCTTTTTAAAGTTACTTAAATGACAGGTGTCTGGcatctttaataaaatattggtCTTAACTTATATATAAACTTGAAAATTCCAATCATTTccaactttttcaaaaattccagGCTTTTTTTTTATCCGAACTTGTATGCATGGgaattgaaaatatattatagcAATTAATTATTTACAGGCGTTAAGAATCCATAGGGATAATTTTCTGCTCCAAAACCATAGAGAGAATAAAGTACTCCAAGTCAATAAGTTCGGAAACTTCAATCAATGCCCAGAACATTCATGGATCTAAAGAcaattatttacaaataaatagaTCAATCAAAACCACAAAGATTGAAacaatcaaataacatctcttAAATCAGAGGAGTGCTAAAAAAACCAGAAAATTAGCATTATTCTGTCATAATTTCTTTCGGAACCATCCTATATCTAGTGTCGGGAACTTTAGGCTGCTAATTGCATTACCGAAAAAAGACAAATATAAATATCCTAAAGTCTATCATTAATACTACACAGTTGAAAGCTGAAGTATCGGCAATACCAAAGTGGCCTAAAATGGACATCGGTCTATCAGAAAGGAAATACCTGAAAATGTGAGCAAGGACAAATATCTCAATGGTCCGACGACCCAATTCAGTAAGCCGCCTCTCATCACGTTCAATAGAATCCTTGTTGAATTCCTCTCCAGCAGCCCCATCCTAAAACAAGAGACCTAGAATCAGATTCAGAATATGCTCATTTAACAAGAAATTACAGCCAAAGTCAGTATGATTTGATGCAAATATTTCGTGGAagtataaaaataaagatataacCATCAAATAAATGCTTAAATATAACAGACAACCATGGCTAAGAAATTACTTCTAAGTCATGCCTACCACAGTAAATAACATTCTATGAAAGGTCACAGGCCACAGATCTTGTTTTGATTACAGTCACTAggctttataaaaaaatcccGTGAGTATATTTAGTTGTCTACTGATGGGGATGTTCCATTTCCACACTAAATAGAATTTTACTCATCTCAGTTTGTAAATAGCATTTCACGTACTAAGAAAAATCAAATGTGATCCATACAATCAAATAAGAAACAAGAGTAAAATTTGTGATTAATTCGTATACCCTGCTGAAAAGGAAACTCGATGGGTGCATGATAGGCAAACCATAGATACTTGTGCATCATGGTACTACTCACCTTCGTACGATTTTGAGGACCCTTGTCATCCTTTGGAGGCAAAGGTTCCATAGCAGCCCTCTCAATCAGCCGCAACACATCATCGACCAACCCAAGTGTTTCTTTCTCGATACAAATAACACGAACTGGTAATTCTTCTGTTTCTGAAATGTTTCCCTTGCTTTTCTTGCCCTTAGTTTGGCCTTCGAGAGCTTTCAATCCACTGTACAATGAATCCATGACTAGGGTAGATGTGACTTCTTTTTCTATGAAGAAATGTTTCACAAGTACTTTTAGTATCGACTCTGTTTTTTCTCGAGACATGCGTCGCCTGGAACTTTGGTCCATAGCCAACCAGAAACCATTAAAGctgaaattatcaaaaattaaaatactttaCTGTGCCATAAGGTCAATCAACTTGAAGCTAAACTTCCAGAAGTTTAGCTGGCCGAAACTCATTGGAATAAGACAAGAAGAGCATAACATACATGACATTATTTTCACCTAAATTTAACTCTACTTATCTAAACAGTAAGTAGAGTCAGAACAAAGTAGTCGAAACTAGCTTGATTGGCTTCCAAGCATGTCTCAATATGAAGCTATAAAATGACTGACCGAAGAAAAGATGCAAAAAGCAGTCAACCATTGTATAAGCAGGAAAGAGCCCAGGCAAAAAAAAGGCACAAATTACCTTGCCCATCTATTTTTATCCTCTATTAGCTTTTCCAGTTTGCCGCGACGTTCTTCTACAAAACGACGACAAATTTGTTCCACATTTGTTAAATATACTCGGACAAGTTCCCTCCTATATTGACAATCGAGGCATCGGAATGGACGATCAGCTCTTTCCCTGCACATCAACAGTTCAGCtttaaattctgaaaatatttaCCATCTGAAGCACAAAAAAGAGAAAAGTCTGGCGCCCcaaaaggtaaaaaaaacaCATTTCCAGTAAATATTACAAATAAGTGTCCAATTTGACCATGATGGATGAAAAACTGATGAGTGTTTTTGTTTTACATCTTCATTTCTCTTCTTGAATATTTGAAAAGATATCCTCCCGTACATCCAACTACCTCTTAAACACAGGCAGCAGAAAGCATTTATTGAGTTCTCTAACATGCTCACTCAGATGCAAGTATATGTGAAAATGAAAAAGATTTTACGCAAGTATATGTGAAAATGAAAAAGATTTTACGAATAATAACATAATAACCACAGAAATATGAGCTGAGACTGAGAGCCAATGACATCGGTTTCTAGGTTCTCTTCAGTGGTTAACTGACAgttaaatattcaaattcataatttaaatcCCCATCCATTGTTGTACTTAACCTGTACACTTGGATTTGATTGTCAAAGCTCGGGTAAATATATTCCACTAAATTACAAGTGAACCTAATTTAAAAGGTAGATGAAAAATAGCATATATGCAAATCTAATCATATTTCTTTAATGATCCATCAGCCACTTGCCATCCTCAATCAAccacaataaataatgaaagtAAAACTATCATAGGGGTACCTTATTACTTGGACTTGAGCTTTAATTATCAAAGTGTCAGCATCGACAAATCCATCCATCACCTTTGATAGCTCCATAAATTTTTTCCATCCCCAGTCATGCTCCTTCTTCCAGAAACGATGTAATGTATCTACAAGTTATTCAAAACACCTCAAGGTTGGTTCGACAAGAATCAGAATATTAATTAcacaaaaaaaaaggaaagaataATAAAGATCCAACAATTACCTGAATATTTGGATTTTTTAGGATCTTTATTTACCACAGCAATAGTGAATTGAGCAAAATGACTCCATCCTGTTCGTATGGAAGCGACACATGATACAAACTTCAAACCACATATTAATTTAGTGGACAAAATGATCACAAACATCACCATACCAGGAAGAAGCTTGTCATGATTGGCCACACAAAGAAACAAAGAGAGATGGTTGCAAACATCACAGCCTTGAGGGTAAATCAAAATATACCTATAAATCAACGTTAAAGTATATTATTGTCATAGAAACCTTCACTTTCACTATTTCACTGAAACTATATATTAAAACACATAtagaaaatcaaaactaaaagaAACTTTGAcaatagaacataccatttgtATCCACCAACCTCAAATGCATTGCTCCGGAGTTCTCTTTTGGTTATTTGTGAAAACTTATCAATCTTCCATGTATACTTTCCGTACAACTCCGAAGGTTTTGGTCCTGCAGCATAAGAAGAGACACAAATTAACAATGATGATGACAGAGTTGTTGTATAATGGTTCAGAACAGATTCATGTAATGTTCTATGCTATAAGATGAACAGGTAAATTTGAACATGCAGATGATAAACAAGTCACATTCAGCATGCCATTTCCAAATCCCAAACTATGTCAGGTACTTAATAGCTTGAAATAAGACAATAACAACCTCATGACAGCGAAAAGGATATCACAGGTGACATTAGGATAAATACTTGAAGCGAAAGCAACTAATCCACGGACGTGACTACAATGCAAAAAAATGTCTGACCTCTTACACATAATTGCACGTTACAAAAAAGCCAACTTGACCAAGGTATGCTAAGTATAAAACAGCACTTAATACAAGCAAACGTAGAGGTATTCactctcaattttatttatactaAAATAATCTTTTCATATCTTAATCCAATGTTTCTTCTCCATATTCTCTAACCTCCTTCAGCTCATTTAATACCTACATCCACACATGACAATATTGAACTTCTAAATCTCAGAAAGGCAGAAATCCCCATCCTCGTTAGGAGAAAAGATAAGCAGATTATAACATGACTATCAAAGCACATGCTCCTGATAGGAACTCGGAAGGATCATAACCAGCAGAAATGTTATTCCAGATGGCAACCACTGTGTCATAGTTCCTTTGTCACTTTCACAAATTTATGATGCCGACGGCCAGCCTTGCAAGATACCCTTCTGCCCAAGTTTTCATTGAAGGTAAAAGGCACGGAAACTTGGAAAAGTATCCTTATACTTCAGAACGAGCTTGACTGGCAAGACAAAACTATGAAAGTTATGGAGTATAAGGAGAAGGTATTCACCGAGAATATGATCACCATCTATTACTACTTCCATAAAATGCGACAAAAATCTTTCCGACATTTGTTGTCACTTTTAATGttctttcctttttatttatctatttccTTTAAATGGagaactagtgtttaaaaggaTTAAGCAGAATAAATTCACAGACTGTCCTACATATGTCCAGCATCTCACTCGGTCATCGACTGTTAGCATGTCGGTAAGAAACATAACTGCCAAGAACAAGAGATAAGAAATCACAATTCCCCTGCCAAGTAATTTAAGAGGAAAAAACAGTACACctccatcatcatcatcactatCCCAATAAGGGGGCGAGGTAGATGGAGTCCCATTTTCAATATGCTCTGAAGACCTCCATTCAACCAATGCTTCCCCTGATTGACATAGCTGCTGACCATTTGGAACTTCATCCACTGATCTTCCCACTACCGGTTCCTCGGATGCAACCCCAGCCATTTCTCCCACTCCTTCTCCACCTTGAATCAACATAAAAGaaaacatcataaaaatgtAAAACTAAATACAAGTGAAGAAATACGACGTCCCAACAAACAGATATCAGAATTAGAAGGTAAAGAATAGAATAGGCtctaaatcaaattaatttgataaaacttgaaatttttgCAAGGTGGATTGTATCTAATGTAAAAAGATGCACATTTTACTGCCAAAAAACATAAAGAACCCTTCAATTGCTATGCAGATTGCGCGGCTTAACCAACccaaagcaaaaaaaaattgcaatggCAGTTGACAAAACGAACCAAACTCCGTTCTTACTTCTTAACCTCGAGAAACCCACATCAGAAAACAGAGAATTTCACAAAATCCCGGTTCAGAATCCCCAAatcgattttaaaaaaaaataaaaaagcaacAAAAAATAAACTCAACTCCCATTAGACATAATCAATAGCCACCAAGAAAACACCTAAACTTTCTCGACGTGATCAATAAATTCCAGTAATCCCTCAACTCCAAACTGTAAGCCCAATCAATAACAAACCCCCATCAGAACATCAATTAGGTATAATCCCAAAACAGTCCCATTGAAACACGCAAGCCCTACCACACCAAACAAGAACATGAATTTAAAA comes from Primulina huaijiensis isolate GDHJ02 chromosome 2, ASM1229523v2, whole genome shotgun sequence and encodes:
- the LOC140963269 gene encoding TNF receptor-associated factor homolog 1a isoform X1, whose amino-acid sequence is MAGVASEEPVVGRSVDEVPNGQQLCQSGEALVEWRSSEHIENGTPSTSPPYWDSDDDDGGPKPSELYGKYTWKIDKFSQITKRELRSNAFEVGGYKWYILIYPQGCDVCNHLSLFLCVANHDKLLPGWSHFAQFTIAVVNKDPKKSKYSDTLHRFWKKEHDWGWKKFMELSKVMDGFVDADTLIIKAQVQVIRERADRPFRCLDCQYRRELVRVYLTNVEQICRRFVEERRGKLEKLIEDKNRWASFNGFWLAMDQSSRRRMSREKTESILKVLVKHFFIEKEVTSTLVMDSLYSGLKALEGQTKGKKSKGNISETEELPVRVICIEKETLGLVDDVLRLIERAAMEPLPPKDDKGPQNRTKDGAAGEEFNKDSIERDERRLTELGRRTIEIFVLAHIFSKIEVAYQEAVSLKRQEELIREEEAAWLADVKQKMKRRTGDKEKKSKKKQAKQKRNNRRVKDKGKDEKPDVNVLDKTEQDITNISRKGLLNIESEAALEKVDAVEDVSDVSDSADCVPELLPPYSEDRDSSPVNCGADISEVHPPTVTSISISGLSSGQNGTEATSLSMVDDSSSTCSTDSVPSVMTSFPRNGNSSNHKTKKYSSSGRNQQRKATSESSICVNVELGKLTETVRDVNSASRNSKTIESTPRAAVNALQDSASLTERHTGKEEVHGNLRVKNVVDMEVSGDQTASVMSPPRSPSRSTRSIAPLKLESKIKAVSDPIVVKKLSLDSRKQSDRSTGMANSAEIAATSKRESQKVVTSKPVENPSAHQVPVLSEKPPTQQPIRVTAERPSIPQMPVVSRPLSTPIFPAPRSAVSKVSVVQTAPVLARSVSATGRLGPEATASSSQSYVPQSYRNAIMGSHVPANSTAYSQSHSASSLVNASHSYSQAPALVSAPFFLPHNSERIDSNSIRPSFPYGIPNHLDMLSNRPVWMETSQRDNRNLSTDRPLLLNDMQRYDLYNPMLSRSQDHPSSELPASTSGRQSRGLVDEFPHIDIINDLLEDEQVIGMATQSNSGHSAFNNGPHNLNRQFSFPGYPSMSGGLSQTSGSSQSERTHNYIDTGFQRGYCSFSGNHYDSVRDMTPQAGQQPYINGQIDGLIPNQWPMAGSDSPYSSIRSADNSSYPYHILDYPNHNVGVNGYTVFRPSNGL
- the LOC140963269 gene encoding TNF receptor-associated factor homolog 1a isoform X2, translated to MHLRYILIYPQGCDVCNHLSLFLCVANHDKLLPGWSHFAQFTIAVVNKDPKKSKYSDTLHRFWKKEHDWGWKKFMELSKVMDGFVDADTLIIKAQVQVIRERADRPFRCLDCQYRRELVRVYLTNVEQICRRFVEERRGKLEKLIEDKNRWASFNGFWLAMDQSSRRRMSREKTESILKVLVKHFFIEKEVTSTLVMDSLYSGLKALEGQTKGKKSKGNISETEELPVRVICIEKETLGLVDDVLRLIERAAMEPLPPKDDKGPQNRTKDGAAGEEFNKDSIERDERRLTELGRRTIEIFVLAHIFSKIEVAYQEAVSLKRQEELIREEEAAWLADVKQKMKRRTGDKEKKSKKKQAKQKRNNRRVKDKGKDEKPDVNVLDKTEQDITNISRKGLLNIESEAALEKVDAVEDVSDVSDSADCVPELLPPYSEDRDSSPVNCGADISEVHPPTVTSISISGLSSGQNGTEATSLSMVDDSSSTCSTDSVPSVMTSFPRNGNSSNHKTKKYSSSGRNQQRKATSESSICVNVELGKLTETVRDVNSASRNSKTIESTPRAAVNALQDSASLTERHTGKEEVHGNLRVKNVVDMEVSGDQTASVMSPPRSPSRSTRSIAPLKLESKIKAVSDPIVVKKLSLDSRKQSDRSTGMANSAEIAATSKRESQKVVTSKPVENPSAHQVPVLSEKPPTQQPIRVTAERPSIPQMPVVSRPLSTPIFPAPRSAVSKVSVVQTAPVLARSVSATGRLGPEATASSSQSYVPQSYRNAIMGSHVPANSTAYSQSHSASSLVNASHSYSQAPALVSAPFFLPHNSERIDSNSIRPSFPYGIPNHLDMLSNRPVWMETSQRDNRNLSTDRPLLLNDMQRYDLYNPMLSRSQDHPSSELPASTSGRQSRGLVDEFPHIDIINDLLEDEQVIGMATQSNSGHSAFNNGPHNLNRQFSFPGYPSMSGGLSQTSGSSQSERTHNYIDTGFQRGYCSFSGNHYDSVRDMTPQAGQQPYINGQIDGLIPNQWPMAGSDSPYSSIRSADNSSYPYHILDYPNHNVGVNGYTVFRPSNGL